Below is a genomic region from Thermodesulfobacteriota bacterium.
CGGGCGCGTCCGATCTTCTGCAGCTCGATGTAGCCGGTGCGGAAGATGTCGGCCAGGGGGGCGCCGGTGAGATCCTGGGCATGCTTGTGGGCCTCCGCCAGGTTGCGGCTCTTCCAGAAGGCCTCGAGAAAGGCCTCCGACTCCCGGCGGGCCTGACGATACAGGCGATGCTTCATGATGATGATGGTCCAGGAGCCGAGGGAGAAGAGGAAAAGCAGAAGCATCACCAGCTTCACCATCGGACCGGCGTCGATAACCATGTCGAGGATGCTGATCTCGTTCACAGAAAAGCCTCTTGTGCTGACCGGGAAATGGGGATGGACTGACCCTGGCCCAGGGTCGCGACAGTGTACCCGAAAAGCAGACCCCCCACCACTCCTGCCCCGGAGGCGGCCGGAGGGCGGGAGCTGGCGGCAGGGCGGGAGACTCTAGGGGGGCGGATGCCGGTCCAGTCCCCTCTGGCCGCGGCGAGGGCCCTCCTCGCTGGCTGACTGGGCGAGCGAAGGAGCGGCATGACCGGCAAGGGAGCACACATGAGCAGCCGGACCAGAGGCCGGCGGGCTGGGGAATGCGGGGACAGGCACGGAGGACATGGGGTCTGGCCGCGGCCAAATTGGGGCCGGAGTTGACCGCATCTATTTATATGGTTTTGGGACGGTTGTCAACGTGGTGCGCCGGGCGCCGCCAGGGCGGGGAGGCCGTCAGAACATCGCTCCTGGTGACTTTGGCGGGAAAAGACGTTAAGCTGAGCCCCGCTTCCGGCCTGGGGCCTGTTGGCCGCCAGGCCGTCCCGCTGTCCAGAACCTGACAGGACATGGCCATGACGACAATCAAGGTGGGCTTGATCGGCTTCGGAACCGTGGGCAGCGGGCTGGCCCAGGTGCTCCATGAACAGGCCGGCCGGCTGGAGCGCAAGGTGGGGCTAACCATTGCGCTCGCCAAGGTGGCGGATCTCCGGGCCGTGCGTCTGCCGGTCCATCTGGCGCACATCCCTTTGTGCCGGGATGCCGGCGAGATCCTCCGGGATCCTGAGCTCGATATCGTGGTGGAGCTCATCGGCGGCATCGAGCCGGCCCGTACCCTCATCCTCCAGGCCCTGGCGGCGGGCAAGCACGTGGTCACAGCCAACAAGGCGCTCTTGGCCCGCCATGGCAGCGAGATCTTTGCCGCCGCGGCCCGGGCCGGCCGAGAGATCGGCTTCGAGGCCTCGGTGGCCGGCGGTATCCCGGTGCTGAAGGCCCTGCGGGAAGGCCTGGTGGCCAACCGCATCCTCTCCATCATGGGCATTGTCAACGGCACCGCCAACTACATCCTGTCCCGGATGACCGACGAAGGCCTGCCCTTCGACGAGGTGCTCCGGGAGGCCCAGGCCCGGGGCTACGCCGAGGCGGATCCCACCTACGACATCGAGGGCATCGACACCGCCCACAAGCTGGCCATCCTGGTCAGCATGGCCTACGGCATGCCGGTGGATCTGGAGGCCATCAGCGTCGAGGGGATCTCCCGGATCACCCCCCTCGATATCGCCTTTGCCCGGGAGCTGGGCTGTCGGATCAAGCTCCTGGCCATCAGCCACAACCACGGCGAGCACGTGGAGGCCCGCGTCCATCCCACCATGGTGCCGGAGGGCCACCTCTTGGCCAACATCAACGGGGCCTACAACGCCATCAACATCATCGGCGACATGGTGGGCAGCATCCTCCTTTCCGGCCTGGGGGCAGGGATGATGGCCACCGGCTCGGCGGTGGCGGCGGATGTGGTCGATATCGCCCGCAACATCCGCCATGGCGCCATCAACCGGGTGCCGGCCCTGGCCTATCTGCCGGAGCGGATCGCGCCCCGTCGCATCACCCCCATGGGCGACATCAAGGGCTGCTACTACATCCGCATCGACGCCCTGGACCAGCCCGGGGTGCTGGCCACTGTTGGCGGTATTCTGGCCCGGCACGGGATCAGCATCGAGTCGGTGATCCAGAAGGGCCGCCGGCAGCGGGGGGCGGTGCCGGTGGTCATGCGCACCCATGAGGCCAGCGAGGCGGCGGTAGCCAAAGCCCTGGCCGAGATCGACGCCCTGCCCATCTGCGCCGCGCCGGCGGTCAAGATCCGGATTCTTGCCGACCCGGCGGAGGGTGAGCAGGGATGAAGGTGATCATCCTGGTGGGGGACGGCATGGGGGATCTGCCCCTGGCCGAGCTTCAAGGCCGCACCCCGCTGGCCGTAGCCCGGACCCCGGCCATGGACTACCTGGCCCGCCACGGCGAGCTGGGCCTTGTCACCACCATCCCGGCCGGTCTGCCGCCGGGCTCTGACGTGGCCAACCTGTCGGTTCTGGGCTTTCGGCCGGAAGAGGTCTACACCGGCCGCGCCCCCCTGGAGGCTGCCAGCCTGGGCGTGCAGCTGGCCCCTGGCCAGATCGCCTTCCGGCTCAACCTGGTCACCCTGGCACCCGGCGCGGACGGGACCTTGACCATGGCCGACTACAGCGCCGGCCACATCAGCACCGCCGAGGCCCGGGCCCTCATCGCCGCCCTGGACCAGGAGTTGGCCAGCCCTGATCTCGCCCTCTACCCCGGCGTCAGCTACCGGCACCTCCTGGTCCTCACCGGCGAAGGCGCGGATCTCGCCACCGTGCCGCCCCACGACCACAGCGGCCGGGACATCTCGTCCTTTCTGGCCGCCTATGGCCGGGTGCCGGCCCTGGCCAGCTTCATGGCCCGGGCCCGGGCCCTTCTCGCCGCCCATCCCGTGAACCGGGAGCGGGAGGCCGCCGGCCGGCCGCCCGCCAATGGCGTCTGGCTGTGGGGGCAGGGCCGGGCCCCGTGCCTGCCCACTTTCGCCCAGCGCTATGGCCTGCGCGGCTCGTTGATCTCGGCGGTGGACCTGCTCAAAGGCATCGGCGTCTATGCCGGTCTGACCGTCGTCCAGGTGCCTGGCGCCACCGGCTACCTGGACACCAACTACGAGGGCAAGGCCCAGGCAGCCCTGGCGGCCCTGGCCGAGGGCGACTTTGTGCTGGTGCATGTGGAGGCCCCGGACGAGGCCAGCCACCAGGGGAATCTCGCCGGCAAGATCCAGGCCATCGAGGATTTCGACCGCCGCATCGTGGGACCTGTTTTGCAGGGTCTGGCCGGCGGCCCCCCCTTCCGGCTGGCAGTGCTCATGGACCACCTCACACCCTTGGCCCTGCGCACCCATGTCGCGGATCCCGTGCCCTTCGTCATCTACGACGGCCGCGCCCCCCGGGCGGCCCAGGCGCACAGCTTCTGCGAAGAGGCGGCCGCTGCCACCGGCCTGAGGCTCCCCGATGGCGAGGCCTTCATGGAGCGCCTTCTGGGGAGAAGGCCATGAGTCGATTATCCGTGGAACTGGCCGGCCCTGTCCACCGCTCCTCGGTGCGGGTGCTCTATGCCGACACGGATACCGCCGGCGTGGTCTACTATGCCAACTACCTGCGCTTCTTCGAGCTGGGTCGCACCGAGCTCATGCGCGCCTGGGTGGTGCCCGCCGCCGAGCTGGAGGCAGAGGGTCTCATCCTGCCGGTGGTGGAATGCTACTGCCGGTACAAGGCCTCCGCTGCCTACGACGATCTGGTGCATATCGACACCTGCCTGGCCCAGATCCGGGACGTGGCCTGTCGTTTCCATTACCGCCTGACCAGGGAGAAGGACGGCCGCCTCCTGGCGGTGGGCTTCACCTTGCATGCCGCGGTGGACCGGGCCGGCAAGCTGACCCGCCTGCCCGCCGGCATTGTTGCCCGGCTGCAGGCCAAGTGCGACCAAACCGCGACCCCGCTGGCGTCCAGCCTTGACAGGGCCCAGGAGCACGGGTAGTATACGTTTCGTGACGCGGGGTGGAGCAGTCCGGTAGCTCGTCGGGCTCATAACCCGAAGGCCGCAGGTTCAAATCCTGCCCCCGCTACCAGCACGACAACGAAGGGGGCTCCAGGCTGCGGCCGGAGCCCCTTTTTTTTTTATTCCTGGTGCCATTCCCGGCAGGTGGCGCGGACAGAAGAGCATGAAGCCAGGGCAGGAGTCGCGGCTGGCGGGGGAATCCGTCCACAACCACTCGCCGCCGGCCGCCAAGATCGCCTTGTTCCGCGCCCTGTTCCGCGGCCGGGACGACCTCTACGCCCGCCGGTTCGAAAGCCGCAAGACCGGCAAGTCCGGCTACCAGCCAGCCTGCGGCAACGAATGGGTGCACGGCCTTTGTGACCGGCGGGTTGTCAAGTGCGCCATGTGTCCGCACCGGCGACTCCTGCCGGTGACGGACGAGGTCGTCCGCTGGCACCTGTCCGGCCGGGACGATGCCGGCCGCCCCTTTGTCATGGGCGTCTATCCGATGCTGGCGGACGAGAGCTGTTTTTTCCTGGCTGCTGATTTCGACAAGGAAAGCTGGCAGGAGGATACGGCGGCCTTCATGGACACCTGCCGCCGCCTGGACCTGCCGGCGGCCTTGGAGCGCTCGCGCTCCGGCCGTGGCGGTCATGTGTGGCTGTTCTTCGACGAGCCGGTGCCGGCGGGCCTGGCGCGGCGACTGGCGGCATACCTGCTCACCGAGACCATGGAGCGGCGGCCGGATGTCGGTCTTGATTCCTATGACCGCTTTGTTCCGGGCCAGGACACCCTGCCCCACGGCGGCTGGGGCAGTCTGGTCGCTCTGCCGTTGCAGAAGGAGAGCCGGGAGCGCGGCAACAGCGTCTTTGTGGACGATTCCTTCGTTCCCTTTCCCGACCAGTGGGCCTATCTCGCCACTCGGCCGAGGATCGGGCGGGGGCAGGCGGAGGCGATGGTGCGGGAGGCGGAGGCCCGGGGGCGGGTGCTCGGGGTGCGTCTGGTGGCGCCGGAGGACGATGATGAGGCGCCCTGGACCGCGCCACCATCGCGCCGGCGGCGGGAGCCATCCCTGGCCGAGCTGCCCGAGCGGCTGGATCTGGTGCTGGGGGATCAGATCTATGTCCGGAAGGCGGACCTTGCCCCAGGTCTGCGCAACCGGCTGCTCCGCCTGGCGGCGTTCCAGAATCCGGAATTTTACAAGGCCCAGGCCATGCGGCTGCCGACCTTCGGCACGCCCCGCATCATCGGCTGCGCCGAGGACCTGCCGCAGCACCTCGGCCTGCCACGGGGCTGCCTCGGGGATGTGGCCGATCTGCTGGCCGAGCTGGGAGTCGCGCCCGTCATCCATGACGAGCGGCAGCGGGGTCAGGCACTGGCGGTCTCGTTCCACGGGGAGCTGCGTCCCGAGCAGCAGGCGGCGGCCGAGGCGATGGCCGCCCACGAGACCGGGGTACTGGCCGCGACCACCGCTTTCGGCAAGACGGTGGTCGCGGCCTGGCTCATTGCCAAGCGCCAGACGAGCACCCTGGTCCTGGTCCATCGCCAGCAGCTCCTCGAACAGTGGCTGGAGCGCCTGGCGACCTTCCTGGACCTGCCCCCGGGCGCTATTGGCCGGATCGGTGGCGGCCGCAAGAAGCCTACCGGGGCGCTGGACGTGGCCCTCATCCAGAGTCTGGTCAGAAAGGGCGTGGTGGACGATCGGGTCGGCGATTACGGCCATCTCGTGGTGGATGAGTGCCACCATCTGTCAGCCCGCAGCTTTGAGCTGGTGGCCCGGCGCGCCAAGGCCCGGTTCGTCACCGGTCTTTCCGCCACCGTGGCTCGGAAGGATGGCCAGCACCCGATCATCTTCATGCAATGCGGCCCGGTGCGCTACCGGGTCGCGGCAAAAAAAGAGGCCCTGGCGCGTCCGTTCACCCATACCGTTCTGGTCCGGCCAACCGGCGTTCTGTCCCTCGCCCGGTCCGAGGAGGCCGGTCGGGCCCAGGACGCCCGCAGTCGCTTCCAGGAGATCTTTGCTGAGCTCATGGCTGACGAGGCCCGCAACCGGCTCATCTGCGCCGATGTCATCGCTGCCCTTCACGAGGGCCGGTCGCCGGTGGTGCTGACCGAGCGGACCGGGCATCTGAAGGATCTGGCGCAACGCCTGGCCCCGGAGGTCCCGCACCTCATCGTCCTGTCTGGCGGGCTGGGCAAGAGGGCGCTGTCTGCTGCCTTGACCCAGATGGCGGCGGTGCCCGAGGACGAGGGCCGGGTGCTCGTGGCCACCGGCCGGTTCCTGGGCGAGGGGTTCGACGACGCACGGCTGGACACCCTGTTTCTGGCCCTGCCGGTCTCCTGGCGGGGGACCATCGCCCAGTACGCCGGCCGGCTGCACCGCCTGCACGATCGCAAGCGCGAGGTCCGGGTCTACGATTATGCCGACCTCAACGTGCCCATGCTGGCCAGGATGTTCGAGCGGCGATGCCGGGGGTATGAGGCGATCGGCTACACCGTGCAGCTGCCGGCCAGCGCTCTGCCAGGATGGCCGGCCGAGGTGGTGTTGCCCAGCGATCCCGCCTGGAAAGAGAGCTTTGCCGCCAGTGTGCGGCGTCTCATCAGGGACGGGGTGGACACGCCGCTGGCGACCTTGTTTGTTCGGGCAGCCGGGGCGATTCCCCCGCACGCCGAGGAGGCAGCCCGGGCCCGCAGCGCCGCCGAGGCCTTTCTCTACCGGCGGCTGGCCACCCTGCCCGAGACCGCTGGCCGGTTCCGCCTGAACGTGGAGCTGCCGATTCCTTTCGATGGACAGGGCCGCATGGAGGTCGATTTCCTGGACGCCGAATCCCGCGTAGCCATCGAGCTGGACGGCCCGCAGCATCTGGCCGATCCCCTGGCCTACCGCCGCGACCGCCGCAAGGATCTGCTCTTGCAGGCCAACGGCTACTTCGTGCTGCGCTTCCTGACCGAAGACCTCGGCACGCACCTCGACGACGTGCTCGACGCCATCGGCCGCGCCCTGGCCCATCGGCGTGGCGAGCGGGGGAGGGGATCAGGTTCGGCGGCACCGTCCGGGGGATGAGCCAGGTGGCGCGGGATTGCGGTATCCTTGCATCATCCGGGCGCGGTCCTGGGCGAGCCTGCCGGCCGGACCGCCCGCAGCCGGCCTGAGCGCCCTGTTACCCCGGCAAGACCACGCGGCGACGACGGGCGCGGGGTGCGCCCCCCTGGTGGCTCCCGCCGATTCCCCTTGACCACCCCCCGACGGCCCGGGTAACAAGAGACAGCCGGCACCAAGCTTCTGACTCCAGACAGAACGGCTCCCGGTATCCGTGCTTGTAGGCTACCCCCGTTGCTGCCGGCGAACAGGCCAGACCGAGCAACGGCCGCCGTCCCTCCTTCATGCGCGAGGAGCCTCATGCCGTCGTCCGCCGATTACGATACCCCGTGGAAGGAGATCCTGACCCGATACTTCCCGGAATTCATGGCCTTCTTCTTCCCGGCGGCCCATGGCGGCATCGACTGGTCCCGGGGA
It encodes:
- a CDS encoding homoserine dehydrogenase produces the protein MTTIKVGLIGFGTVGSGLAQVLHEQAGRLERKVGLTIALAKVADLRAVRLPVHLAHIPLCRDAGEILRDPELDIVVELIGGIEPARTLILQALAAGKHVVTANKALLARHGSEIFAAAARAGREIGFEASVAGGIPVLKALREGLVANRILSIMGIVNGTANYILSRMTDEGLPFDEVLREAQARGYAEADPTYDIEGIDTAHKLAILVSMAYGMPVDLEAISVEGISRITPLDIAFARELGCRIKLLAISHNHGEHVEARVHPTMVPEGHLLANINGAYNAINIIGDMVGSILLSGLGAGMMATGSAVAADVVDIARNIRHGAINRVPALAYLPERIAPRRITPMGDIKGCYYIRIDALDQPGVLATVGGILARHGISIESVIQKGRRQRGAVPVVMRTHEASEAAVAKALAEIDALPICAAPAVKIRILADPAEGEQG
- a CDS encoding thioesterase family protein codes for the protein MSRLSVELAGPVHRSSVRVLYADTDTAGVVYYANYLRFFELGRTELMRAWVVPAAELEAEGLILPVVECYCRYKASAAYDDLVHIDTCLAQIRDVACRFHYRLTREKDGRLLAVGFTLHAAVDRAGKLTRLPAGIVARLQAKCDQTATPLASSLDRAQEHG
- a CDS encoding DEAD/DEAH box helicase family protein; translated protein: MKPGQESRLAGESVHNHSPPAAKIALFRALFRGRDDLYARRFESRKTGKSGYQPACGNEWVHGLCDRRVVKCAMCPHRRLLPVTDEVVRWHLSGRDDAGRPFVMGVYPMLADESCFFLAADFDKESWQEDTAAFMDTCRRLDLPAALERSRSGRGGHVWLFFDEPVPAGLARRLAAYLLTETMERRPDVGLDSYDRFVPGQDTLPHGGWGSLVALPLQKESRERGNSVFVDDSFVPFPDQWAYLATRPRIGRGQAEAMVREAEARGRVLGVRLVAPEDDDEAPWTAPPSRRRREPSLAELPERLDLVLGDQIYVRKADLAPGLRNRLLRLAAFQNPEFYKAQAMRLPTFGTPRIIGCAEDLPQHLGLPRGCLGDVADLLAELGVAPVIHDERQRGQALAVSFHGELRPEQQAAAEAMAAHETGVLAATTAFGKTVVAAWLIAKRQTSTLVLVHRQQLLEQWLERLATFLDLPPGAIGRIGGGRKKPTGALDVALIQSLVRKGVVDDRVGDYGHLVVDECHHLSARSFELVARRAKARFVTGLSATVARKDGQHPIIFMQCGPVRYRVAAKKEALARPFTHTVLVRPTGVLSLARSEEAGRAQDARSRFQEIFAELMADEARNRLICADVIAALHEGRSPVVLTERTGHLKDLAQRLAPEVPHLIVLSGGLGKRALSAALTQMAAVPEDEGRVLVATGRFLGEGFDDARLDTLFLALPVSWRGTIAQYAGRLHRLHDRKREVRVYDYADLNVPMLARMFERRCRGYEAIGYTVQLPASALPGWPAEVVLPSDPAWKESFAASVRRLIRDGVDTPLATLFVRAAGAIPPHAEEAARARSAAEAFLYRRLATLPETAGRFRLNVELPIPFDGQGRMEVDFLDAESRVAIELDGPQHLADPLAYRRDRRKDLLLQANGYFVLRFLTEDLGTHLDDVLDAIGRALAHRRGERGRGSGSAAPSGG
- a CDS encoding cofactor-independent phosphoglycerate mutase; the protein is MKVIILVGDGMGDLPLAELQGRTPLAVARTPAMDYLARHGELGLVTTIPAGLPPGSDVANLSVLGFRPEEVYTGRAPLEAASLGVQLAPGQIAFRLNLVTLAPGADGTLTMADYSAGHISTAEARALIAALDQELASPDLALYPGVSYRHLLVLTGEGADLATVPPHDHSGRDISSFLAAYGRVPALASFMARARALLAAHPVNREREAAGRPPANGVWLWGQGRAPCLPTFAQRYGLRGSLISAVDLLKGIGVYAGLTVVQVPGATGYLDTNYEGKAQAALAALAEGDFVLVHVEAPDEASHQGNLAGKIQAIEDFDRRIVGPVLQGLAGGPPFRLAVLMDHLTPLALRTHVADPVPFVIYDGRAPRAAQAHSFCEEAAAATGLRLPDGEAFMERLLGRRP